One Thermococcus kodakarensis KOD1 genomic window carries:
- a CDS encoding FeoA family protein → MRLSEVEPGRTVRVVGIRGGPKARLLTMGVTPGAVVKVVKRAPLGDPIEVEVRGYKLSLRKEEADYVEVE, encoded by the coding sequence ATGAGGCTCAGCGAAGTTGAACCCGGAAGAACCGTAAGGGTCGTGGGCATTAGGGGCGGCCCAAAGGCCCGTCTTCTGACTATGGGCGTGACTCCAGGAGCTGTAGTAAAGGTCGTGAAGAGGGCACCGCTCGGCGACCCGATAGAGGTCGAGGTTCGCGGCTACAAGCTCTCACTTCGGAAGGAAGAGGCGGACTACGTAGAGGTGGAGTGA
- the modA gene encoding molybdate ABC transporter substrate-binding protein produces the protein MRGVKILLLVGVLAGILLVAGCIGSENAPGSSEKKPFAGQTVVVCSGAGLMKPMEELIGMFENETGAKVEVHYGGSSEIFGILQTTCGCDVFVPGAWYYTQQAAERGYILNGTVKNVTYHIPVIAVPKGNPKGIHSLEDLAKPGVRVVLGDPKAAAIGKVSRKVLEKNGLWEEVKPNVVTFTPTVNQLLIYIATGQADAAIIWEDMTTWAQSKGKIEVVEIPSEQNIIKTIPTAVTVCAEKDGHLEVAKAFNGFIANHTEIWEKWGFRPWRG, from the coding sequence ATGAGAGGCGTTAAAATCCTACTACTCGTCGGGGTTTTGGCTGGTATCCTCCTCGTTGCAGGATGCATCGGTTCTGAAAACGCCCCCGGGAGTTCGGAGAAAAAGCCCTTTGCGGGCCAAACGGTCGTCGTCTGCTCCGGGGCCGGCCTCATGAAGCCAATGGAGGAGCTGATAGGGATGTTCGAGAACGAGACCGGCGCCAAGGTTGAGGTCCACTACGGCGGGAGCAGCGAGATCTTCGGAATTCTTCAAACGACCTGCGGCTGCGACGTCTTCGTTCCAGGGGCGTGGTACTACACCCAGCAGGCGGCCGAGAGGGGCTACATCCTCAACGGCACCGTGAAGAACGTCACCTACCACATCCCTGTCATAGCGGTTCCAAAGGGCAACCCGAAGGGCATTCACTCCCTCGAAGACCTCGCGAAGCCAGGAGTCAGGGTTGTCCTCGGCGACCCGAAGGCGGCCGCCATAGGGAAGGTGTCCCGGAAAGTCCTCGAAAAGAATGGCCTGTGGGAGGAAGTGAAGCCGAACGTCGTGACTTTCACGCCGACGGTGAACCAGCTGCTCATCTACATAGCGACTGGTCAGGCGGATGCGGCAATAATCTGGGAGGACATGACGACCTGGGCGCAGTCAAAGGGCAAGATCGAGGTCGTTGAGATACCTTCGGAGCAGAACATCATCAAGACTATTCCCACGGCGGTAACGGTCTGCGCGGAGAAGGACGGCCACCTTGAGGTTGCTAAAGCCTTCAACGGGTTCATAGCAAACCACACCGAGATCTGGGAGAAGTGGGGGTTCAGGCCATGGCGGGGCTGA
- a CDS encoding ABC transporter permease — MAGLNFRSLTISVAFIFTFLLFAAIATLFLLPKPSDVLEALKSEEMLYSLKLSLITASLSTVLVILMGVPIGYALSRFNFPGKSAVKSILDLPMAFPELVLGLALLLLFGRTPVGEALSDLGVRVVFTKLGIVVAQFFTALPYAVRVIYTTFEGISPRYELVARSLGYSEFETFRKVTLPMAKNGLLASTVISFARSMGAFGAVLILAGGSYMNTEILPVTLYLNISYGNIGMAITSGIVLVVVSFIAILLTERLEGGGSASVRG; from the coding sequence ATGGCGGGGCTGAACTTCAGGAGCTTGACGATTTCGGTGGCCTTCATCTTCACGTTCCTCCTTTTCGCGGCGATAGCGACACTCTTCCTCCTGCCGAAGCCCAGCGATGTGCTTGAGGCCCTGAAATCGGAGGAGATGCTCTACTCGCTCAAACTGTCCCTGATCACGGCCTCGCTCTCGACCGTTCTCGTAATCCTCATGGGGGTACCGATAGGATACGCACTCTCACGCTTCAACTTCCCTGGAAAGAGCGCCGTCAAATCCATCTTAGACCTCCCGATGGCCTTCCCGGAGCTCGTCCTCGGTTTAGCTTTGCTCCTCCTCTTCGGCAGAACTCCTGTTGGTGAGGCCCTGAGCGACCTCGGGGTGAGGGTCGTCTTCACCAAGCTCGGCATAGTGGTCGCCCAGTTCTTCACGGCCCTGCCCTACGCCGTCAGGGTCATCTACACGACGTTTGAGGGGATAAGCCCGCGCTACGAGCTCGTCGCGAGGAGCCTCGGCTACTCCGAGTTCGAGACCTTCAGAAAGGTAACGCTCCCGATGGCGAAGAACGGACTCCTCGCCTCGACAGTCATCTCCTTCGCGCGTTCCATGGGTGCCTTCGGCGCGGTGCTGATCCTCGCGGGCGGGAGCTACATGAACACTGAGATACTGCCAGTTACGCTCTACCTGAATATCTCCTACGGCAACATCGGAATGGCAATAACGAGCGGAATCGTCCTCGTCGTCGTGTCGTTCATCGCGATACTCCTCACTGAGAGGCTGGAGGGTGGTGGAAGTGCCTCTGTTAGAGGTTGA